A stretch of the Aggregicoccus sp. 17bor-14 genome encodes the following:
- a CDS encoding lipocalin-like domain-containing protein, which yields MQRRHPGRGLVVGVALALLLLAVGAWWVTRSDSVSSAPAPTLKVAEALGGTSDEGYARALGPREFHFPEDHGPHAGFRTEWWYWTGNLETQDGRAFGYQLTMFRSALAPRAPERESQWGARQVYMAHFTLTDVAGKRFHAFEKFAREAQGLAGAEGAPFRVWVEDWEARSTGPGFSPVVLSARAGDVALRLTLEEGKAPVLQGERGLSQKGPEAGNASYYYSLTRMPSRGEVRVGEQRFAVTGESWMDREWSTSALSGGQVGWDWFALQLSDGSELMYYQLRSKDGRADPLSAGSLVSPGGEVTRLGRESLQLEVQDTWESPRGGSRYPAKWRVSVPSAGLQLTVTPRLADQELPVSVRYWEGAVRVEGTREGKPVQGRGYAELTGYAEAPRDVR from the coding sequence ATGCAGCGCCGCCATCCCGGACGCGGACTCGTGGTGGGCGTGGCGCTCGCGCTGCTGCTGCTCGCCGTGGGTGCGTGGTGGGTGACCCGCAGCGACAGCGTCTCTTCCGCGCCGGCTCCGACGCTGAAGGTCGCCGAGGCGCTCGGCGGCACGAGCGACGAGGGCTACGCGCGCGCGCTCGGCCCCCGTGAGTTCCACTTCCCCGAGGACCACGGGCCGCACGCGGGCTTTCGCACCGAGTGGTGGTACTGGACCGGGAACCTCGAGACGCAGGACGGGCGCGCCTTCGGCTACCAGCTGACCATGTTCCGCAGCGCGCTCGCGCCGCGTGCGCCCGAGCGCGAGAGCCAGTGGGGCGCGCGCCAGGTGTACATGGCCCACTTCACGCTCACGGACGTCGCGGGCAAGCGCTTCCACGCCTTCGAGAAGTTCGCGCGCGAGGCGCAGGGGCTCGCGGGCGCAGAGGGCGCGCCGTTCCGCGTCTGGGTGGAGGACTGGGAGGCGAGGAGCACGGGCCCGGGCTTCTCCCCCGTGGTGCTGAGCGCGCGCGCGGGCGACGTGGCGCTGCGGCTCACGCTCGAGGAGGGCAAGGCGCCGGTGCTGCAGGGCGAGCGCGGCCTGAGCCAGAAGGGCCCGGAAGCGGGCAATGCGTCCTACTACTACTCGCTCACTCGCATGCCCTCGCGCGGCGAGGTGCGCGTGGGCGAGCAGCGCTTCGCCGTGACGGGTGAGAGCTGGATGGACCGCGAGTGGAGCACCAGCGCGCTGTCCGGCGGACAGGTGGGCTGGGACTGGTTCGCGCTGCAGCTCTCGGACGGCAGCGAGCTCATGTACTACCAGCTGCGCAGCAAGGACGGCCGCGCGGACCCGCTGAGCGCGGGGAGCCTCGTGTCTCCGGGTGGAGAGGTGACGCGGCTGGGGCGCGAGTCGCTGCAGCTCGAGGTGCAGGACACGTGGGAGAGCCCGCGCGGCGGCTCGCGCTACCCGGCGAAGTGGCGCGTGAGCGTGCCCTCCGCGGGGCTGCAGCTCACGGTGACGCCGCGCCTCGCGGACCAGGAGCTGCCGGTGAGCGTGCGCTACTGGGAGGGCGCGGTGCGCGTGGAGGGCACGCGCGAGGGCAAGCCCGTGCAGGGCCGCGGCTACGCGGAGCTCACGGGTTACGCCGAGGCGCCGCGAGACGTGCGCTGA
- a CDS encoding FtsX-like permease family protein yields the protein MRGLLVRSSLRHLGAHPWLTALSLLGIALGVAVVVSIDLANTSATRAFERSTETLTGAATHQVVGGSSGVAESVFTELKLGRTSLSQGEREDTVAAAPVVEGYVRARADGRTLTVLGVDPFSEGAFRPYVRGDSPGDLSALLTEPGTALLAASTARELGVKAGDTLSVAAEGVPHSVRIVGLVGAADAGSGSALDGLLMMDLSSAQELLRRVGRLSRIDLILTPGAEGTVRASLPPGVELVPAGARAGTVAQMTRAFRTNLTALSLLALVVGMFLIYNTMTFSVVQRRGLLGRLRALGVTRRELFALVLGEAAVLGAVGTVGGLLAGILLGRGLVGLVTRTINDLYFVVSVRGLTLEPLTLAKGLLLGLGATVLAALFPAWEAAHAAPVVTMRASTVEESARRRAPLLALGGVGVLALGTALLLLPTHALLPAYAGLFAVLLGAALLVPWVTAHLASALVRPLGAAFGAVGRLAARGVTASLSRTAVALAALAVAVATTVGVGLMVSSFRGTVVAWLEASLQADVYISPPGYVFRRGETTFAPGLVERLRQTPGVKDSSTVRAVSTRVNGRDAELIAVDLGRTEVRPYRFKEGEASEVWQALRAPDAVLVSEPFGFHRNVHRGDVLQVSTDRGVRPLRVVGVYYDYGSDVGALLMRRDVYDRLFDDRGVSGLALIAQPGVSPETLVQRVRERAGGAQALNVRANATLRRASLDIFDRTFTITQVLRLLAVGVAFVGVLSALMALQLERARELAVLRATGLTPRQLWGMVSLQTGMLGLFAGLFAVPLGVALALILVHAINQRSFGWTLQLALSSSVLVQAVVLALAAAALAGLYPAWKMARANPALALREE from the coding sequence ATGAGGGGCCTGCTCGTGCGCAGCTCCCTGCGCCACCTGGGGGCGCATCCGTGGCTCACGGCGCTGTCCCTCCTGGGGATTGCGCTGGGGGTGGCCGTGGTGGTGTCCATCGACCTCGCGAACACGAGCGCGACGCGCGCGTTCGAGCGGTCCACGGAGACGCTGACCGGCGCGGCGACGCACCAGGTGGTGGGCGGGAGCTCGGGGGTCGCGGAGTCGGTGTTCACGGAGCTCAAGCTCGGACGCACTTCCCTCTCCCAGGGGGAGAGGGAGGACACGGTCGCGGCGGCGCCGGTCGTCGAGGGCTACGTGCGGGCCCGGGCGGACGGGCGCACGCTCACCGTGCTCGGAGTGGACCCCTTCTCGGAAGGCGCGTTCCGGCCCTACGTGCGCGGCGACTCGCCCGGCGACCTCTCCGCACTGCTCACCGAGCCCGGCACCGCGCTGCTCGCGGCGTCCACCGCGCGCGAGCTCGGGGTGAAGGCCGGGGACACCTTGAGCGTCGCGGCCGAGGGCGTGCCGCACAGCGTGCGCATCGTGGGCCTGGTGGGTGCGGCGGACGCAGGGAGCGGCAGCGCGCTCGACGGGCTCCTGATGATGGACCTCTCCAGCGCGCAGGAGCTGCTGCGGCGCGTGGGAAGGCTGAGCCGCATCGACCTCATCCTCACCCCGGGCGCGGAAGGGACGGTGCGCGCGAGCCTGCCCCCGGGCGTGGAGCTGGTGCCCGCGGGGGCGCGCGCCGGCACGGTGGCGCAGATGACGCGGGCCTTTCGCACGAACCTCACCGCCCTCAGCCTGCTCGCGCTCGTGGTGGGGATGTTCCTCATCTACAACACCATGACCTTCTCCGTGGTGCAGCGCCGCGGCCTCCTCGGGCGCCTGCGCGCGCTCGGCGTCACCCGCCGCGAGCTCTTCGCGCTGGTGCTGGGGGAAGCGGCGGTGCTCGGCGCCGTGGGCACCGTGGGCGGCCTGCTCGCGGGCATCCTGCTGGGCCGCGGCCTCGTGGGGCTCGTCACCCGCACCATCAACGACCTCTATTTCGTGGTGAGCGTGCGCGGCCTCACGCTCGAGCCCCTCACGCTCGCGAAGGGCCTGCTGCTGGGCCTCGGCGCCACCGTGCTCGCGGCGCTGTTCCCCGCGTGGGAGGCCGCCCACGCGGCGCCCGTCGTCACGATGCGCGCCTCCACCGTCGAGGAGAGCGCCCGCAGGCGCGCCCCGCTGCTCGCGCTGGGCGGCGTGGGCGTGCTCGCACTGGGCACCGCGCTCCTGCTCCTCCCCACGCACGCGCTGCTGCCCGCCTACGCGGGCCTCTTCGCCGTGCTGCTGGGCGCAGCGCTGCTGGTGCCCTGGGTGACCGCGCACCTCGCGAGCGCGCTGGTGCGGCCGCTTGGAGCTGCCTTTGGCGCCGTGGGCCGGCTCGCGGCGCGCGGGGTGACGGCGAGCCTCTCGCGCACCGCCGTCGCGCTCGCCGCGCTCGCCGTGGCCGTGGCCACCACCGTGGGCGTGGGGCTGATGGTGTCCTCCTTCCGCGGCACCGTGGTGGCCTGGCTCGAGGCCAGCCTGCAGGCGGACGTGTACATCTCCCCTCCCGGCTACGTGTTTCGCCGCGGGGAGACCACCTTCGCGCCAGGGCTCGTCGAGCGGCTGCGGCAGACGCCCGGCGTGAAGGACAGCAGCACCGTGCGCGCAGTGAGCACGCGCGTGAACGGCCGGGACGCGGAGCTGATTGCCGTGGACCTGGGCCGCACCGAGGTGCGCCCCTACCGCTTCAAGGAGGGCGAGGCCTCCGAGGTGTGGCAGGCGCTGCGCGCGCCGGACGCCGTGCTCGTCTCCGAGCCCTTCGGCTTCCACCGCAACGTGCACCGCGGCGACGTGCTGCAGGTGTCCACCGACCGCGGCGTGCGCCCCTTGCGCGTGGTGGGCGTCTACTACGACTACGGCTCGGACGTGGGCGCACTGCTGATGCGCCGCGACGTGTACGACCGGCTCTTCGACGACCGCGGGGTGAGCGGGCTCGCGCTCATCGCCCAGCCCGGCGTGTCCCCGGAGACGCTGGTGCAGCGCGTGCGCGAGCGCGCGGGCGGGGCGCAGGCGCTCAACGTGCGCGCCAACGCCACGCTGCGCCGCGCGTCGTTGGACATCTTCGACCGCACCTTCACCATCACCCAGGTGCTGCGGCTGCTCGCCGTGGGCGTGGCCTTCGTGGGCGTGCTCAGCGCGCTGATGGCCCTGCAGCTCGAGCGTGCCCGTGAGCTCGCCGTGCTGCGCGCCACCGGCCTCACCCCGCGCCAGCTCTGGGGCATGGTGTCCCTGCAGACGGGGATGCTCGGGCTCTTCGCGGGATTGTTCGCGGTGCCCCTGGGCGTGGCGCTCGCGCTCATCCTCGTGCACGCCATCAACCAGCGCAGCTTCGGCTGGACGCTGCAGCTCGCGCTCTCCTCCTCCGTGCTGGTGCAGGCGGTGGTGCTCGCGCTCGCGGCAGCCGCCCTCGCCGGGCTGTACCCCGCGTGGAAGATGGCTCGCGCCAACCCCGCGCTCGCCCTGAGGGAGGAGTGA
- a CDS encoding ABC transporter ATP-binding protein translates to MPAHSAPLLELRSVSKSYREGEAVREVLRNVQLTLYPGEFVVLLGRSGSGKSTLLNLLSGIDLASSGQVMVLGRDLATLSEQERTLLRRERIGFIFQAFNLLPTLTVGENVRLPLELNRHERARARARSHELLGRVGLAGREDSFPDRLSGGEQQRVAVARALAHEPPLLLADEPTGNLDEDTGRRVLDLLEELTRHHKACALVVTHDPGLMARADRVLILEQGQLHERSRAA, encoded by the coding sequence ATGCCCGCCCACTCCGCCCCCCTGCTCGAGCTGCGCAGCGTCTCCAAGTCCTACCGGGAGGGCGAGGCCGTCCGGGAGGTGCTGCGCAACGTGCAGCTCACCCTCTACCCGGGCGAGTTCGTGGTGCTGCTGGGGCGCAGCGGCTCGGGCAAGAGCACCCTGCTCAACCTCCTGTCCGGCATCGACCTCGCCAGCAGCGGGCAGGTGATGGTGCTCGGCCGCGACCTCGCCACCTTGAGCGAGCAGGAGCGCACCCTGCTGCGGCGCGAGCGCATCGGCTTCATCTTCCAGGCCTTCAACCTGCTGCCCACCCTCACCGTGGGCGAGAACGTGCGCCTGCCGCTCGAGCTCAACCGCCACGAGCGCGCACGGGCCCGCGCGCGCTCGCACGAGCTGCTCGGCCGCGTGGGGCTCGCGGGGCGCGAGGACAGCTTCCCGGACCGGCTCTCCGGTGGAGAGCAGCAGCGCGTCGCCGTGGCCCGCGCGCTCGCCCACGAGCCTCCGCTCCTGCTCGCCGACGAGCCCACCGGCAACCTGGACGAGGACACCGGACGCAGGGTGCTCGACCTGCTCGAGGAGCTCACCCGCCACCACAAGGCCTGCGCGCTCGTCGTGACGCACGACCCGGGACTGATGGCCCGCGCGGACCGCGTGCTCATCCTCGAGCAGGGACAGCTGCACGAGCGGAGCCGCGCGGCATGA
- a CDS encoding carbon starvation CstA family protein — MKAAAGKLAWVLVALLAVGCLAVVALHRGETLNATWLVVASVCTFFTAYRFYGRFVAHRALGVDPARTTPARRHDDGLDYVPTDRWVLFGHHFAAIAGAGPLVGPVLAAQMGYLPGTLWILVGVVLAGAVQDFMVLVLSVRRDGKSLGDMVRLEMGSGAGVVAMVGVLMIMMIILAVLALVVVKALTGSPWGTFTVAMTLPIAVLMGVYLRFVRPGKVLEISIAGFVLLMLSIWFGGHVAESPTLAPLFTFGSKPLAWLLIAYGFCASVLPVWLVLAPRDYLSTFLKIGTILLLAVGIVLAAPHLRMPSLTRFTDGSGPVFAGSLFPFLFITIACGAVSGWHALISSGTTPKMLATEGDARMVGYGAMLMEAFVAIMALIAASVLDPGVYFALNSPAGVIGTTAAQAAHTISGWGFTISPDVLTQTAKDIGETSILSRAGGAPTLAVGMAQILHRLVSGEGMMAFWYHYAILFEALFILTTVDAGTRVGRFMIQELAGLAYAPLKRTDSWGANLLATALCVAAWGYFLYQGVVDPLGGINTLWPLFGIANQMLAAIALILCSVALVKMKRERYLWVPALPALWLVICTLTAGWQKVFGADVKVSFLAHASTFARAAEEGRVLAPAKTVAEMQQVIFNDRVDAGLTALFMLVVVATLVFGVRAALAARRSAVPTVHETPPIRAMPEV; from the coding sequence ATGAAAGCGGCAGCAGGCAAGCTGGCGTGGGTGCTCGTCGCATTGCTCGCAGTGGGCTGTCTCGCGGTGGTCGCGCTGCACCGCGGCGAGACCCTCAACGCGACCTGGCTGGTGGTGGCCTCGGTCTGCACCTTCTTCACCGCCTACCGCTTCTACGGGCGCTTCGTTGCGCACCGCGCGCTCGGGGTGGACCCGGCGCGCACGACGCCGGCGCGCCGCCACGACGACGGGCTGGACTACGTGCCCACTGACCGGTGGGTGCTCTTCGGCCACCACTTCGCGGCCATCGCGGGGGCGGGCCCGCTGGTGGGCCCGGTGCTCGCCGCGCAGATGGGCTACCTGCCGGGCACGCTGTGGATTCTCGTAGGCGTGGTGCTCGCGGGCGCGGTGCAGGACTTCATGGTGCTGGTGCTCTCGGTGCGCCGCGACGGCAAGAGCCTCGGGGACATGGTGCGCCTGGAGATGGGCAGCGGGGCGGGCGTGGTGGCGATGGTGGGCGTGCTGATGATCATGATGATCATCCTCGCGGTGCTCGCGCTGGTGGTGGTGAAGGCGCTCACCGGCAGCCCCTGGGGCACCTTCACGGTGGCGATGACCCTGCCCATCGCGGTGCTGATGGGCGTGTACCTGCGCTTCGTGCGGCCGGGCAAGGTGCTGGAGATCTCCATCGCGGGCTTCGTGCTCCTGATGCTCTCCATCTGGTTCGGCGGGCACGTGGCCGAGTCGCCCACGCTCGCGCCGCTCTTCACCTTCGGCAGCAAGCCGCTCGCGTGGCTGCTCATCGCGTACGGCTTTTGCGCGTCCGTGCTGCCGGTGTGGCTGGTGCTCGCGCCGCGCGACTACCTCAGCACCTTCCTGAAGATCGGCACCATCCTGCTGCTCGCGGTGGGCATCGTGCTCGCGGCGCCGCACCTGCGGATGCCCTCGCTCACGCGCTTCACGGACGGCAGCGGGCCGGTGTTCGCGGGCAGCCTCTTCCCCTTCCTCTTCATCACCATCGCGTGCGGCGCGGTGAGCGGCTGGCACGCGCTCATCTCCTCGGGCACCACGCCCAAGATGCTCGCGACGGAAGGGGACGCGCGCATGGTGGGCTACGGCGCGATGCTGATGGAGGCCTTCGTCGCCATCATGGCGCTCATCGCCGCGAGCGTGCTGGACCCGGGCGTGTACTTCGCCCTCAACTCGCCGGCGGGCGTCATCGGGACCACGGCGGCGCAGGCGGCGCACACCATCAGCGGGTGGGGCTTCACCATCTCGCCGGACGTGCTCACCCAGACGGCGAAGGACATCGGCGAGACGAGCATCCTCTCGCGCGCGGGCGGCGCGCCCACGCTGGCGGTGGGGATGGCGCAGATCCTCCACCGGCTCGTGTCGGGCGAGGGGATGATGGCCTTCTGGTACCACTACGCCATCCTCTTCGAGGCGCTGTTCATCCTCACCACGGTGGACGCGGGCACGCGGGTGGGGCGCTTCATGATCCAGGAGCTGGCGGGGCTCGCGTACGCGCCGCTCAAGCGCACGGACTCGTGGGGCGCGAACCTCCTGGCCACGGCGCTGTGCGTGGCGGCGTGGGGCTACTTCCTCTACCAGGGCGTGGTGGATCCGCTGGGCGGCATCAACACGCTGTGGCCGCTGTTCGGCATCGCGAACCAGATGCTCGCGGCCATCGCGCTCATCCTGTGCAGCGTGGCGCTGGTGAAGATGAAGCGCGAGCGCTACCTGTGGGTGCCGGCGCTGCCCGCGCTGTGGCTGGTCATCTGCACGCTGACGGCAGGTTGGCAGAAGGTGTTCGGCGCGGACGTGAAGGTGAGCTTCCTCGCGCATGCGAGCACCTTCGCGCGCGCCGCGGAGGAGGGCCGGGTGCTCGCGCCGGCGAAGACGGTGGCGGAGATGCAGCAGGTCATCTTCAACGACCGGGTGGACGCGGGGCTCACCGCGCTGTTCATGCTGGTGGTGGTGGCCACGCTGGTGTTCGGCGTGCGCGCGGCGCTCGCGGCGAGGCGCTCGGCGGTGCCCACCGTTCACGAGACGCCGCCCATTCGCGCGATGCCGGAGGTCTGA
- a CDS encoding YbdD/YjiX family protein, whose amino-acid sequence MRAHEHLQHLWQRAVQTARLMIGVPDYDTYARHLREHHPERPVPTYAQFFDERLRARYRNGGGRCC is encoded by the coding sequence ATGCGTGCGCACGAGCACCTGCAGCACCTCTGGCAGCGCGCGGTGCAGACGGCGCGCCTGATGATCGGCGTGCCGGACTACGACACCTACGCGCGCCACCTGCGCGAGCACCACCCGGAGCGGCCGGTGCCCACCTACGCGCAGTTCTTCGACGAGCGGCTGCGCGCCCGCTACCGCAACGGCGGCGGGCGCTGCTGCTGA
- a CDS encoding MBL fold metallo-hydrolase, giving the protein MRPVLLLPLLLSTAAPAAAPPTPRAPLEEAARAMGGLERLRALRALRLEGIGHRVLLEQSERPEGPWAVMYEQRVELRDLAQGRVREETEQRSGAVGLPAWTKGPVSIMADGVAAMERGGQRGPAGATQLAEAQERLALSPERVLLTALDAKDLAKGADEPLQGVPHHVLTFTWERGTEKVPVRLYLNANTHLPTAVETLDAFPADPFWSVWGDVRTRTLFSQWSLLPGGLLYPQQLDVERNGVPSRSLSYTAVQVDPALEASAFALAPELRPAFEARRAQTLDTMPLGNPRSPPAELAPGVVQLPGAWNVALVAQEDGVVVLEAPLASGYSAKVLEEAARRFPGKRVKAVVSTSDAWPHIGGLREYVARGVPVYLLDLNRSIVQRLLLAPHTRVPDALQRTLRRADLRIVSAKTSLGSGPNRLELFPIRSESGERMLMAWLPGQRLLYGSDLVQRGPEGGFFAPQYLAELSDAAAREGVKPERVFAMHTGAIPWTEVVAAVSQARGEGKPLPSP; this is encoded by the coding sequence GTGCGCCCTGTCCTGCTCCTGCCCCTCCTGCTCAGCACCGCCGCGCCTGCCGCGGCGCCCCCCACCCCTCGCGCCCCGCTGGAGGAGGCGGCGCGCGCGATGGGCGGCCTCGAGCGCCTGCGCGCGCTCCGGGCCCTGCGCCTGGAGGGCATCGGGCACCGCGTGCTGCTCGAGCAGTCCGAGCGTCCGGAAGGCCCCTGGGCGGTGATGTACGAGCAGCGCGTGGAGCTGCGCGACCTGGCGCAGGGGCGCGTGCGCGAGGAGACCGAGCAGCGCTCGGGCGCGGTGGGGCTGCCCGCCTGGACGAAGGGCCCCGTGTCGATCATGGCCGACGGCGTGGCGGCGATGGAGCGCGGCGGACAGCGCGGCCCCGCGGGCGCTACCCAGCTCGCGGAGGCGCAGGAGCGGCTCGCCCTCTCGCCCGAGCGCGTGCTGCTCACCGCCCTGGACGCGAAGGACCTCGCGAAGGGCGCGGACGAGCCGCTGCAGGGGGTGCCGCACCACGTGCTCACCTTCACCTGGGAGCGCGGGACGGAGAAGGTGCCCGTGCGCCTCTACCTCAACGCGAACACCCACCTGCCCACCGCGGTGGAGACGCTCGACGCCTTCCCCGCGGACCCCTTCTGGAGCGTCTGGGGCGACGTGCGCACCCGCACCCTCTTCAGCCAGTGGTCGCTGCTGCCCGGCGGGCTGCTCTACCCGCAGCAGCTGGATGTAGAGCGCAACGGCGTGCCCTCGCGCTCGCTCTCGTACACCGCCGTGCAGGTGGACCCGGCGCTGGAGGCGAGCGCCTTCGCGCTCGCGCCCGAGCTGCGCCCGGCCTTCGAGGCCCGCCGCGCGCAGACGCTGGACACGATGCCGCTGGGCAACCCGCGCAGCCCGCCCGCCGAGCTCGCCCCCGGCGTGGTGCAGCTGCCCGGCGCGTGGAACGTGGCGCTGGTGGCGCAGGAGGACGGCGTCGTGGTGCTCGAGGCGCCGCTCGCCTCGGGCTACAGCGCGAAGGTGCTCGAGGAGGCCGCGCGCCGCTTCCCCGGCAAGCGCGTGAAGGCCGTGGTCTCCACGAGCGACGCGTGGCCTCACATCGGGGGTCTGCGCGAGTACGTGGCGCGCGGCGTCCCCGTGTACCTGCTGGACCTCAACCGCTCCATCGTCCAGCGGCTGCTCCTCGCGCCCCACACGCGCGTGCCGGATGCGCTGCAGCGCACGCTCCGCCGCGCGGACCTTCGCATCGTCTCCGCGAAGACCTCCCTGGGCAGCGGGCCCAACCGGCTCGAGCTCTTCCCCATCCGCAGCGAGAGCGGCGAGCGCATGCTGATGGCGTGGCTCCCGGGGCAGCGGCTGCTCTACGGCAGCGACCTCGTGCAGCGCGGGCCGGAGGGCGGATTCTTCGCGCCGCAGTACCTCGCAGAGCTCTCCGATGCGGCGGCGCGCGAAGGGGTGAAGCCCGAGCGCGTGTTCGCGATGCACACGGGGGCCATCCCGTGGACGGAGGTGGTGGCGGCGGTCTCGCAGGCTCGCGGTGAGGGGAAGCCCCTTCCCTCCCCCTGA
- a CDS encoding VOC family protein — translation MTSPQFLGLRTVTYAVADLERAKAWYADVLGVAPYFDQPFYVGFNVGGFELGLQPAEGAQQPGAGGSTAYWGVPDAERALAQLLTQGAKVAQPLQDVGDGIKVAAVKDPFGNVFGLIQNPHFPNTQGG, via the coding sequence ATGACCTCTCCCCAGTTCCTCGGGCTGCGCACCGTGACCTATGCCGTGGCGGACCTCGAGCGCGCCAAGGCCTGGTACGCGGACGTGCTGGGCGTCGCGCCCTACTTCGACCAGCCCTTCTACGTGGGCTTCAACGTGGGCGGCTTCGAGCTGGGCCTGCAGCCCGCGGAGGGCGCCCAGCAGCCCGGCGCCGGCGGCAGCACCGCCTACTGGGGGGTGCCGGACGCCGAGCGCGCCCTCGCGCAGCTGCTCACGCAAGGGGCGAAGGTCGCCCAGCCCCTGCAGGACGTGGGCGACGGCATCAAGGTCGCCGCCGTGAAGGACCCCTTCGGCAACGTCTTCGGCCTCATCCAGAACCCGCACTTCCCCAACACGCAGGGCGGGTAG
- a CDS encoding alpha/beta hydrolase translates to MDLAALDRSMDLEKTAPFELGAGKDACLLVHGFTGSPWDLRPLGEALAGRGLRVRCPRLPGHGTTPRAMSSVGARDWEAAVEGALAELSERSTGGRVFVGGLSMGALLAVLLAARHPERVGALALVAPALRFRGPTMYALKRLGRYPLLEWLRPWIEKNGTDIESPEVLAEAPILKAFPSARLNDMWALQDAAWAALPRVRCPVLVAVAAQDHVVDPGGGKLLVQRLTQAPSVRFIHIQDGFHIIPRDRGGPLLAEEVGAFFDRVRLEGGER, encoded by the coding sequence ATGGACCTCGCCGCCCTCGACCGCAGCATGGACCTGGAGAAGACCGCCCCCTTCGAGCTGGGGGCGGGCAAGGACGCCTGCCTGCTCGTGCACGGCTTCACCGGAAGCCCGTGGGACCTGCGGCCGCTGGGCGAGGCGCTGGCCGGGCGCGGCCTGCGGGTGCGCTGCCCGCGGCTGCCCGGGCACGGCACCACGCCGCGCGCCATGAGCAGCGTGGGCGCGCGCGACTGGGAGGCCGCGGTGGAGGGGGCGCTCGCGGAGCTCTCGGAGCGCTCCACGGGCGGCCGGGTCTTCGTCGGCGGGCTCTCCATGGGCGCGCTGCTCGCGGTGCTGCTCGCGGCGCGCCACCCGGAGCGCGTGGGGGCGCTCGCGCTGGTGGCCCCGGCGCTGCGCTTTCGCGGCCCCACGATGTACGCGCTCAAGCGCCTGGGGCGCTACCCGCTGCTCGAGTGGTTGCGGCCGTGGATCGAGAAGAACGGCACGGACATCGAGAGTCCCGAGGTGCTCGCCGAGGCGCCCATCCTGAAGGCCTTCCCCAGCGCGCGCCTCAACGACATGTGGGCCCTGCAGGACGCGGCCTGGGCGGCGCTGCCGCGGGTGCGCTGCCCGGTGCTGGTGGCGGTGGCGGCGCAGGACCACGTGGTGGACCCGGGCGGCGGCAAGCTGCTGGTGCAGCGGCTCACCCAGGCCCCCAGCGTGCGCTTCATCCACATCCAGGACGGCTTCCACATCATCCCGCGCGACCGGGGCGGGCCCCTTCTCGCCGAGGAGGTGGGCGCCTTCTTCGATCGCGTGCGGCTGGAGGGTGGCGAGCGCTAG
- a CDS encoding DUF3467 domain-containing protein, giving the protein MSDTPKPPDAQLHIQLDDDVADGTYANMALVNHTETEFTLDFIYVQPQQPKARVKSRIITNPKHMKRLLLAMQDNLAKFEAKFGTVTLSEDDSSMH; this is encoded by the coding sequence ATGTCGGACACTCCCAAGCCCCCCGATGCGCAGCTGCACATCCAGCTCGACGACGACGTCGCCGACGGCACGTACGCGAACATGGCGCTGGTGAACCACACGGAGACGGAGTTCACCCTGGACTTCATCTACGTGCAGCCCCAGCAGCCCAAGGCGCGCGTGAAGAGCCGCATCATCACCAACCCCAAGCACATGAAGCGCCTGCTGCTCGCGATGCAGGACAACCTCGCCAAGTTCGAGGCCAAGTTCGGCACCGTCACGCTGTCCGAGGACGACAGCAGCATGCACTGA
- the hemF gene encoding oxygen-dependent coproporphyrinogen oxidase, whose product MSPPQDDIESLKARMSAWVHALQDDICTQLARLDGGAGFREDVWERAAGGGGRTRVLEDGPVLEKAGVLVSVVHGELEEAFAKRLQGEGRQFWAAGLSLILHPRNPHVPTVHANWRFIVQGGKAWFGGGADLTPYYLYPEDAAHFHRTLKAACDAHDPTWYARFKQTCDRYFRLPHRDEARGVGGLFFENVSGPSLEEQLAFVQDCGRAFLPAYLPIAERRKDTPVTPAQRHWQEVRRGRYVEFNLLHDRGTVFGLETRGRTESILVSLPPQVRWRYDYHPEPGSPEAALLEVLRTPREWV is encoded by the coding sequence ATGAGCCCTCCTCAAGACGACATCGAGTCCCTGAAGGCCCGCATGAGCGCGTGGGTGCACGCGCTGCAGGACGACATCTGCACGCAGCTCGCGAGGCTGGACGGCGGCGCGGGCTTCCGCGAGGACGTGTGGGAGCGCGCGGCGGGCGGCGGCGGGCGCACGCGCGTGCTCGAGGACGGCCCGGTGCTCGAGAAGGCCGGCGTGCTGGTGTCCGTGGTGCACGGGGAGCTGGAGGAGGCCTTCGCCAAGCGCCTGCAGGGCGAGGGGCGCCAGTTCTGGGCCGCGGGCTTGAGCCTCATCCTCCACCCTCGCAACCCCCACGTCCCCACGGTGCACGCCAACTGGCGCTTCATCGTGCAGGGCGGCAAGGCCTGGTTCGGCGGCGGCGCGGACCTCACGCCCTACTACCTGTACCCGGAGGACGCGGCGCACTTCCACCGCACCCTCAAGGCCGCGTGCGATGCGCACGACCCCACCTGGTACGCGCGCTTCAAGCAGACCTGTGACCGCTACTTCCGCCTCCCGCACCGCGACGAGGCCCGGGGCGTCGGCGGGCTCTTCTTCGAGAACGTGAGCGGACCCTCGCTCGAGGAGCAGCTCGCCTTCGTGCAGGACTGCGGCAGGGCCTTCCTCCCCGCGTACCTGCCCATCGCCGAGCGCCGCAAGGACACGCCCGTCACCCCCGCCCAGCGCCACTGGCAGGAGGTGCGCCGCGGGCGCTACGTGGAGTTCAACCTGCTGCACGACCGCGGCACGGTGTTCGGCCTGGAGACGCGCGGGCGCACCGAGAGCATCCTCGTCTCGCTGCCGCCGCAGGTCCGCTGGCGCTACGACTACCACCCGGAGCCTGGCAGCCCCGAGGCCGCGCTGCTCGAGGTGCTGCGCACCCCGCGCGAGTGGGTGTAG